The following coding sequences lie in one Heyndrickxia oleronia genomic window:
- a CDS encoding pseudouridine synthase, which produces MRLDKFLANAGLGSRKEVKKVLKDGVVVVNNQLTKDGKIHINPKSDEITVRGEKIIYREFIYLMMNKPPGVISATEDVNEETVVDLLKIEDAIMEPFPVGRLDKDTEGLLLLTNDGKLAHRLLSPKNHVPKTYFAVIQGEVTEKDVEAFRNGVILEDGYHTKPGILKILKSGLRSDIELTITEGKFHQVKRMFEAVDKKVTYLKRIEMGPLQLDESLELGDYRELSNEEVQLLTTYEIKGK; this is translated from the coding sequence ATGAGATTAGATAAATTTTTAGCTAATGCTGGTCTAGGTAGTAGAAAAGAAGTAAAAAAGGTGTTAAAAGATGGCGTGGTTGTCGTTAATAACCAATTAACGAAAGATGGTAAAATACATATAAATCCCAAAAGTGATGAAATAACGGTACGAGGTGAAAAGATCATATACCGTGAGTTTATATACCTTATGATGAATAAACCACCAGGTGTCATTTCTGCAACTGAAGATGTTAATGAAGAAACAGTTGTAGATTTATTAAAAATAGAGGATGCTATCATGGAGCCTTTTCCAGTTGGACGATTAGATAAAGATACGGAAGGTCTATTATTACTAACAAATGATGGTAAGTTGGCACATCGCCTTCTATCCCCTAAAAATCATGTACCAAAAACGTATTTTGCTGTTATTCAAGGTGAAGTAACGGAAAAAGATGTTGAGGCTTTTCGCAATGGTGTCATTTTGGAGGATGGTTATCATACAAAACCAGGTATATTAAAAATTTTAAAATCAGGTCTACGGTCTGATATAGAATTAACCATTACAGAAGGGAAATTTCATCAAGTAAAACGAATGTTCGAAGCGGTTGATAAAAAGGTTACATATCTTAAGAGAATTGAGATGGGGCCACTTCAGTTAGATGAAAGTCTTGAACTTGGTGACTATCGTGAATTATCTAATGAAGAAGTTCAACTACTCACCACATATGAAATAAAGGGTAAATAA
- a CDS encoding DeoR family transcriptional regulator: MKPSTNRMLTRIKSIYMFIKENGTVTTQDLVDEFGITPRTIQRDLNVLAYNDLIISPNRGKWTTTDKRVKMSS, encoded by the coding sequence TTGAAACCTTCAACCAATCGAATGCTAACCCGAATTAAATCAATCTACATGTTTATTAAGGAAAATGGGACAGTAACGACACAGGACCTTGTAGATGAGTTCGGCATCACTCCTCGCACCATTCAAAGGGATTTGAATGTGTTAGCATACAATGACTTAATAATAAGCCCAAATCGGGGAAAATGGACAACAACAGATAAAAGAGTAAAGATGTCTTCTTAA
- the pepV gene encoding dipeptidase PepV, which translates to MEKINWMEEVLKRKEDLIKDLQGILKIKSVLDEENSTPNAPLGQGVKDALQYLLDLGEKDGFTTKNVGDLAGHLEMGDGKDLLGILCHVDVVPEGDGWSVDPYGGEVKDGKIYSRGASDDKGPTMAAYYAMKIVKELGLPIEKRVRMIIGTDEESNWRCVEHYFKHEEMPSIGFAPDADFPIINAEKGIADYDIVLPFSVIEEQADITLLSFQSGRRYNMVPDFASAVLTFDGEKTDILQRYSDFLQKIGLKGKYFIDNGELHLELEGVSAHGMEPKNGKNAGLLLTTFLNELDLDTSAKRYIDFAVNILFDQSRGEGLGVQYQDEITGDLTINVGKMVYEVNSGGRFGLNMRYPVTFDMEKNKKIINDKVNEKGFVIENFSDSKPHHVDANTDLVKTLQKVYEEQTGEKAELLSIGGGTYARSLKSGVAFGALFPGRPDVMHQKDEFMFIEDLIKATAIYAQAIFELAKK; encoded by the coding sequence ATGGAAAAGATAAATTGGATGGAAGAGGTTTTAAAAAGAAAAGAGGATCTAATTAAAGATTTACAGGGCATTTTAAAAATTAAAAGTGTATTAGACGAAGAAAATAGTACACCAAATGCTCCTCTTGGCCAAGGAGTAAAAGATGCTTTGCAATATTTATTAGATTTAGGAGAAAAAGATGGGTTTACAACAAAAAATGTAGGGGACCTAGCTGGTCATTTAGAAATGGGAGATGGGAAAGACTTATTGGGTATTCTGTGTCATGTTGATGTAGTTCCTGAAGGCGATGGTTGGAGTGTTGATCCATATGGCGGGGAAGTGAAAGACGGAAAGATTTACTCTAGAGGAGCTAGCGATGATAAAGGACCTACTATGGCAGCATACTACGCGATGAAAATCGTTAAAGAATTAGGTCTTCCAATTGAAAAAAGAGTAAGAATGATCATAGGTACGGATGAGGAAAGTAACTGGCGCTGTGTCGAACATTATTTCAAACATGAAGAAATGCCATCAATCGGTTTTGCTCCAGATGCCGATTTTCCAATTATTAATGCGGAAAAGGGAATTGCTGATTATGATATAGTTCTACCTTTTTCAGTAATTGAAGAACAAGCGGATATTACCCTTCTATCCTTCCAATCTGGACGAAGATATAATATGGTACCTGATTTTGCATCAGCTGTTTTAACCTTTGACGGGGAGAAAACAGATATTTTACAAAGATATAGTGATTTTCTTCAGAAAATAGGTTTAAAAGGAAAATACTTTATTGATAATGGGGAGCTACATTTAGAACTTGAAGGTGTTTCCGCACATGGGATGGAACCCAAAAATGGGAAAAATGCCGGGTTATTATTAACAACATTTTTGAATGAATTAGATTTAGATACATCTGCCAAGCGTTATATTGATTTTGCAGTGAATATCCTCTTTGATCAATCACGTGGGGAAGGATTGGGAGTTCAGTATCAGGATGAAATTACAGGAGACCTAACTATAAATGTCGGAAAAATGGTCTATGAAGTAAATTCCGGTGGTCGTTTCGGCTTAAATATGCGCTATCCTGTGACATTCGATATGGAAAAAAATAAAAAAATCATTAATGATAAGGTAAATGAAAAGGGATTTGTGATTGAGAATTTTTCTGATTCGAAACCGCACCATGTAGATGCAAATACTGATCTTGTAAAGACCTTGCAAAAGGTATATGAAGAGCAGACCGGTGAAAAAGCAGAATTATTATCAATTGGTGGAGGAACTTATGCACGTTCATTGAAATCAGGTGTGGCGTTTGGAGCATTGTTTCCAGGTAGACCAGATGTAATGCATCAAAAGGATGAATTTATGTTTATTGAGGATTTAATCAAAGCTACTGCTATTTATGCACAAGCTATTTTTGAATTAGCTAAAAAATAA
- the dat gene encoding D-amino-acid transaminase: MEKIIFNGEIVEKSEVNIDIEDRGYQFGDGIYEVIRVYNGHLFTKDEHIQRLYESAEKISIRIPFSKKDLMQRLEELVETNQLDTGIIYLQITRGTYTRQHGFPSEEIIPTYVAYTREMPIPQVSMDNGVKGLLVEDIRWLRCDIKSLNLLGNILAKQQAAEAGCYEAIQHRGEEITEGSSSNVFIVKDNCVITRPATNLILNGITRQVILKLCKENGIEYKEQIFTVNDLKQADEVFISSTTSEVMPIVQINELQINSGTPGKITKKLQNLFKREIEKLSE; encoded by the coding sequence ATGGAGAAAATTATATTTAATGGAGAAATCGTAGAAAAATCAGAAGTGAATATTGACATTGAAGATCGTGGATACCAATTTGGTGATGGAATATACGAGGTTATTCGCGTATACAACGGTCACTTATTTACGAAAGATGAACATATACAGCGTTTATATGAAAGTGCCGAAAAAATTTCCATCCGTATTCCATTTTCCAAAAAAGATTTAATGCAGCGATTAGAGGAATTGGTTGAAACAAATCAGCTAGATACTGGCATTATTTACTTACAAATAACAAGAGGAACCTATACAAGACAACATGGTTTTCCTAGTGAAGAAATTATTCCAACATATGTTGCTTATACAAGAGAAATGCCAATTCCACAGGTCTCGATGGATAATGGTGTAAAAGGATTACTAGTAGAAGATATCCGTTGGCTAAGATGCGATATAAAGAGCTTAAATTTACTTGGAAATATTTTAGCAAAACAACAAGCGGCTGAGGCTGGTTGTTATGAAGCAATTCAGCATCGTGGAGAGGAAATTACTGAAGGATCTTCCTCTAATGTATTTATTGTCAAAGATAACTGTGTCATTACGCGTCCGGCCACTAATCTTATTTTAAATGGTATTACAAGACAAGTAATATTAAAATTGTGTAAGGAAAATGGAATAGAATATAAGGAACAAATATTTACGGTTAACGATTTAAAACAAGCTGATGAAGTGTTTATCTCCAGTACAACTTCTGAAGTTATGCCAATTGTACAAATTAATGAATTACAAATAAATTCCGGAACACCAGGAAAGATTACCAAAAAACTTCAGAATTTATTTAAACGTGAAATCGAAAAATTAAGTGAATAA
- the thpR gene encoding RNA 2',3'-cyclic phosphodiesterase has product MQSRHYFFAVPIPSAIKNKLFEWCDEIKKDYPFKRWVHPEDYHITLAFLGNAEINQLNLALNLMKESLIEISSFRLQINHIGIFGRNETPRIFWAGVHESNELNKLRVNVYEKCIQSGFQLDEKPFRPHITLARKWEQSFGAFSLSSLQEKFIKMEEFNIEEVVLYETVLEAVPKYQKKASIYLGDE; this is encoded by the coding sequence ATGCAAAGCAGACATTATTTTTTTGCTGTTCCCATTCCTTCTGCTATAAAAAACAAACTATTTGAATGGTGTGATGAAATTAAAAAAGATTATCCTTTTAAGCGATGGGTTCATCCAGAAGATTATCACATCACACTTGCTTTTTTAGGTAATGCCGAAATAAATCAATTAAATTTAGCACTTAATTTGATGAAAGAATCTCTTATAGAAATTAGTAGTTTTCGTTTACAGATCAATCATATAGGCATATTTGGAAGAAATGAGACTCCAAGGATTTTTTGGGCTGGTGTACATGAATCGAATGAATTAAACAAACTAAGAGTAAATGTGTATGAAAAATGTATACAGTCTGGATTTCAATTAGATGAAAAACCATTTCGTCCTCATATTACTTTGGCAAGAAAATGGGAGCAATCATTCGGTGCATTCTCATTATCATCTCTACAAGAAAAGTTTATAAAAATGGAAGAATTCAATATAGAGGAAGTTGTACTATATGAAACCGTTCTTGAAGCGGTTCCTAAATATCAAAAAAAAGCAAGCATATATTTGGGTGACGAATAG
- a CDS encoding NERD domain-containing protein: MGQLIKLQDYISRYEMDPFRYPAQYARLKKQQWDKLKDRWENREEQIQLVSPIGNEHVENKRSTSTNIIRRLFKKGKIEEETVDKQPINKESLFQFMPELTYYPDSIDELKQLFLDQLFSFQMKWASSTIVEKSFPDQRYYRNENLKYLLQRFPDTFLFLYEPIFLLKKAPIEMEVILISPTEVWCLSFLDQEKDAVYLGSNEKFWIKRSIGGESKILNPVIALNRMSKIIKQLLNKYQLDIPLKKAVICRDGYIDFPNAPADLVLLEKRSYPTWFQQQRKLQSPLKHVQLKTAKILLDYCQTTCSRRPEWVEQEGNEE, from the coding sequence ATGGGACAATTAATAAAGTTACAAGATTATATTTCACGATACGAAATGGATCCGTTTAGGTATCCAGCACAGTATGCAAGACTAAAGAAACAACAATGGGACAAATTAAAGGATCGTTGGGAAAATAGAGAGGAACAAATCCAACTTGTTTCGCCTATAGGGAATGAGCATGTGGAGAATAAACGGTCAACATCGACCAATATTATTAGACGATTATTTAAGAAAGGAAAAATAGAAGAAGAGACCGTAGACAAACAACCAATTAACAAAGAATCATTGTTTCAATTTATGCCTGAATTAACGTATTATCCGGATTCAATTGATGAGTTGAAGCAGTTATTCTTAGATCAGCTATTTTCTTTCCAAATGAAATGGGCAAGTTCGACAATAGTAGAAAAATCTTTTCCTGACCAAAGATACTATCGAAATGAAAATTTAAAATACTTATTGCAACGTTTTCCTGATACTTTTTTATTTTTATATGAACCGATCTTCTTGTTAAAAAAAGCTCCGATTGAAATGGAGGTTATCTTAATTTCTCCAACTGAAGTATGGTGCTTATCCTTCTTAGACCAAGAAAAGGATGCAGTGTACCTTGGGTCAAATGAAAAATTTTGGATAAAAAGATCAATTGGGGGAGAAAGCAAAATTTTAAACCCTGTCATTGCACTGAATCGCATGTCAAAAATAATCAAACAATTATTAAATAAATATCAGCTCGATATCCCGTTAAAAAAGGCTGTTATATGTAGAGATGGGTATATTGATTTTCCTAATGCACCGGCTGATCTTGTATTACTGGAAAAAAGATCCTACCCTACATGGTTTCAACAGCAAAGAAAATTACAATCACCTTTAAAGCATGTCCAATTAAAGACAGCAAAGATTCTCCTAGATTATTGTCAGACGACTTGTTCAAGAAGACCAGAGTGGGTTGAACAAGAAGGGAATGAGGAATGA
- a CDS encoding diacylglycerol/lipid kinase family protein: protein MEKRLVFIVNPSAKNGVSKKIWNKLNYKLDNIPYEVFYTKHQKHAQDLAHSIALSISDPILMVAVGGDGTIHEVINGVVSFQHVTIAYIPAGSGNDFAKGYKLPIKPDECLAHLLQMKENEGVFFDTGKYTNKTGQGHFVNSLGAGFDASITRRVNSSFTKKWLNFLGLGKLVYALFMLIELFRYRPTTIYLVINGVEYTFERAWFVTISNQAFYGGGMKISPLADPGDGELNITVVSEISRIMILFIFLSVFWGGHIKFKAVHLLKGTDILIHSTANIPVHADGEFAGETPVQIKVCPHSWKLIKTYENVKQLIA, encoded by the coding sequence ATGGAGAAAAGGCTTGTATTTATTGTAAATCCTTCGGCTAAAAATGGAGTAAGCAAAAAGATTTGGAATAAGCTAAACTATAAGCTGGATAATATTCCATATGAGGTTTTCTATACAAAACATCAAAAACATGCACAGGATCTAGCGCATTCTATTGCTCTATCAATATCTGATCCTATTTTAATGGTTGCAGTTGGTGGTGACGGTACCATCCATGAAGTAATTAATGGTGTTGTTTCATTTCAACATGTAACGATTGCTTATATACCAGCAGGTTCTGGTAATGATTTTGCTAAAGGCTACAAACTTCCTATAAAACCGGATGAATGTTTAGCTCACCTATTGCAAATGAAGGAAAATGAAGGAGTTTTTTTCGATACAGGAAAATATACGAATAAAACGGGTCAAGGGCATTTTGTTAATAGTCTAGGTGCAGGATTTGACGCATCAATTACTAGAAGGGTGAATTCTTCCTTTACAAAAAAGTGGTTAAATTTTTTAGGTTTAGGAAAATTAGTTTATGCTTTGTTCATGCTAATAGAGCTTTTTCGATATCGCCCAACTACGATTTATCTTGTCATTAACGGTGTTGAATATACTTTCGAAAGAGCATGGTTTGTAACAATATCTAACCAAGCCTTCTACGGTGGGGGGATGAAAATTTCTCCACTGGCAGATCCGGGAGATGGCGAATTAAATATAACAGTTGTTTCGGAAATTTCAAGAATAATGATCTTATTTATCTTTCTTAGTGTATTTTGGGGTGGCCATATAAAATTTAAAGCTGTTCATTTGCTCAAAGGGACAGATATTCTCATTCATTCAACGGCTAACATTCCTGTTCATGCTGATGGTGAGTTTGCAGGTGAAACACCAGTTCAAATTAAGGTCTGTCCTCATTCGTGGAAATTAATAAAAACATATGAAAATGTGAAACAACTAATTGCCTAG